In one Amaranthus tricolor cultivar Red isolate AtriRed21 chromosome 8, ASM2621246v1, whole genome shotgun sequence genomic region, the following are encoded:
- the LOC130820236 gene encoding putative disease resistance protein RGA3: MADPVSLLAGPIITKIIELAYAFGKNKYDKIYGVEDEIETMKSNLKVIGAKLKGAENSYSDSRSEQLEDWHKRLKDAALDVEDVLETYATVVTMGQNKKSPLAWISSRSKAAKKIKKMADRIEVIIKEKNRVTERTSEPTRIGLRAMGCSRDTSEIVGREKEREEIVNWLLSEEQNGVVPVLPIIGMGGLGKTTLAQLVYNDPRVHKKPNGACHFKVVMWVNVSVDSSVDRILQEMVELLTEMRHDMIPQSSIESRIIEVLDGKRFLLVLDDVWVEKLDWEPLHNFLKMCPKGSKILVTSRNSNVARIMGATHTHNLDQLPEEQCWDLFAKRAFPDGTYHEDLKEIGKEIIRKCNFLPLAVKTMAGLLQGNDDVKNWKRILKNGVWESEQSNLKDGALNIQPALKLSYDHLPSQLKQSFAYCCLFPKGHMFDKNDLVKLWIVEGYIQTRGEDKLEDVGSDYFNELLRRSFFQILYIDNKARYRMHDLIHDLARSVSSACLQIEDNKHYTIEQTTRHVSLLCKDVEKVSADIFKAKKLRTLLLPISYPRDFGQTLNKLFCTMKYMRVLDLSSSNIIDLPKSIGQLKLLRYLDLSRTEIRFLPNTICNLCNLQILKLLGCLWLSELPKDLGNLKNLLHLELDEMFWYKCSKFPPRLGGLANLRNFPTFHVRQESGYGIEELKKMNYLEGTLHISELENSVNAKEAGLKQKEGLTKLILEWSKEDVANPQHSSVQERVLEDLEPYHSLEELQIRHYKGSRISSWIGNGIFQNICKISLKNCENCRILSIGQLSRLRELCIKGMLELVEWPNTLYPSLTRLTISKCPQLQKLPHIFPNLQAMKIKQCDALKALALTPSMMFLNLSNNSSLEDWREASVRVVTVNQKGQENPIMPSYMNLLELTIVNNPRLQELPRVFFPQKLHISGCTSIRALPIPNHSQRLQCLELDTYNGSSLLESIPSTTSLYSLIISNITNMTALPELPPLPRLQSLYIKNCQDLVNLPHRDGSLEALTSLKLLSISGCPKLVEFPEEGLPTSLECLIIDNCSNLKSFPTRNYLARLISLKDLYLKDCPKINLLPEHGLPTSLRHLCIRGCNLLTEKCDKDGGGVYWQMISHVPDKELDTVETSHVKSSPGPRKTYLACFTGN; the protein is encoded by the coding sequence ATGGCAGACCCAGTGTCACTTTTGGCAGGTCCTATAATCACAAAAATCATAGAATTAGCTTATGCTTTTGGAAAGAACAAGTATGATAAAATCTATGGAGTTGAAGATGAGATAGAAACGATGAAGAGCAACTTAAAAGTCATTGGAGCAAAACTTAAGGGTGCTGAAAATTCCTATTCGGATTCAAGATCCGAACAGCTAGAGGATTGGCACAAGAGGCTTAAAGATGCAGCTCTTGATGTGGAGGATGTCCTGGAAACTTATGCTACTGTAGTTACTATGGGACAGAATAAGAAGAGCCCGCTTGCCTGGATTTCTTCTCGATCAAAGGCTGCAAAAAAGATCAAGAAAATGGCGGATAGGATCGAGGTGATCATCAAGGAGAAGAATCGAGTAACTGAGCGGACTTCTGAACCTACCAGAATTGGGTTGCGAGCAATGGGATGCTCACGAGACACTTCAGAAATAGTTGGTAGAGAAAAGGAGCGAGAAGAAATTGTCAACTGGTTGCTCTCGGAAGAACAAAATGGAGTTGTTCCTGTTTTGCCCATCATTGGAATGGGAGGCTTAGGAAAAACAACTCTCGCTCAACTCGTATACAATGATCCCAGGGTACATAAAAAGCCAAATGGAGCGTGTCATTTTAAGGTCGTTATGTGGGTTAATGTCTCAGTGGATTCAAGTGTCGATAGAATTCTTCAGGAGATGGTTGAGCTTCTTACGGAAATGAGGCATGATATGATTCCTCAAAGCTCAATTGAATCTCGAATCATTGAAGTCCTGGATGGAAAGCGTTTCCTCCTTGTACTAGATGATGTTTGGGTTGAAAAACTAGACTGGGAACCTCTTCACAATTTCCTCAAGATGTGTCCGAAAGGGAGCAAAATCTTGGTGACCAGCCGAAATAGTAATGTGGCAAGAATTATGGGTGCTACTCATACACATAACTTGGACCAATTGCCAGAGGAGCAGTGCTGGGATTTGTTTGCGAAAAGAGCCTTTCCAGATGGAACATATCATGAGGATTTAAAAGAAATCGGTAAAGAAATTATCCGCAAGTGCAATTTCCTTCCTCTTGCAGTGAAGACAATGGCGGGCTTATTGCAAGGGAACGATGATGTTAAGAATTGGAAGAGAATCTTGAAAAACGGGGTCTGGGAATCAGAGCAATCGAATCTCAAAGATGGGGCTCTGAATATTCAGCCTGCTCTCAAGCTGAGTTATGATCATCTCCCCTCTCAACTCAAGCAGTCTTTTGCGTACTGCTGTTTATTCCCTAAGGGACACATGTTTGACAAGAATGATCTTGTCAAACTGTGGATTGTCGAAGGTTACATCCAAACAAGGGGAGAAGACAAGCTTGAGGATGTTGGAAGCGATTATTTCAATGAGTTGTTGAGACGATCCTTTTTTCAGATATTATATATCGACAACAAGGCAAGGTACAGGATGCATGATCTTATTCATGATTTAGCGAGATCTGTCTCAAGTGCCTGTCTGCAAATAGAAGATAACAAACATTACACCATTGAGCAGACAACCAGGCATGTATCATTGCTTTGTAAAGACGTTGAGAAGGTATCTGCAGATATTTTCAAGGCTAAAAAGTTGCGAACATTACTGTTGCCCATCAGCTACCCCAGAGATTTCGGCCAAACTCTTAACAAGTTGTTCTGCACAATGAAATACATGCGGGTTTTAGATCTCAGTTCAAGCAACATAATTGATTTGCCAAAATCAATAGGACAGTTGAAGTTGCTGAGATACCTTGACTTATCAAGAACTGAGATAAGATTTCTTCCTAACACCATTTGCAACCTTTGCAACTTGCAAATCCTGAAGCTCCTTGGGTGTCTTTGGCTTTCAGAATTGCCCAAAGACCTTGGGAACCTTAAAAATCTTCTGCATCTTGAGCTAGACGAGATGTTTTGGTACAAGTGCTCCAAATTTCCTCCCAGATTAGGGGGCTTGGCTAATTTACGCAATTTCCCCACTTTCCACGTTCGTCAGGAGAGTGGATACGGAATTGAAGAGTTGAAGAAAATGAACTATCTAGAAGGTACACTACATATTTCTGAGCTTGAAAATTCAGTCAATGCAAAGGAAGCGGGGCTTAAACAGAAGGAAGGCCTTACTAAGCTGATTCTTGAATGGAGCAAGGAGGATGTCGCCAATCCACAACACAGTTCGGTGCAAGAGAGGGTCCTTGAAGATCTCGAACCTTACCATAGCCTGGAAGAACTACAAATACGTCACTACAAAGGAAGCAGAATTTCAAGTTGGATTGGCAATGGAATTTTCCAAAATATTTGCAAGATTTCCTTAAAGAACTGTGAAAACTGCAGGATTCTCTCAATTGGTCAATTATCACGACTTCGAGAGCTTTGCATCAAGGGAATGTTAGAGTTGGTCGAATGGCCAAATACGCTTTATCCTTCCTTGACAAGGCTGACTATATCTAAGTGCCCACAGTTGCAGAAACTCCCACATATTTTTCCAAATCTCCAGGCTATGAAAATCAAGCAATGTGATGCTCTCAAAGCTCTAGCACTGACACCATCAATGATGTTTCTGAACCTTAGCAACAATTCCTCACTAGAAGATTGGAGAGAAGCATCTGTGCGTGTTGTTACAGTGAATCAAAAAGGCCAAGAAAATCCTATAATGCCTTCGTATATGAATCTACTTGAACTAACGATTGTTAATAATCCAAGGCTGCAAGAACTCCCACGAGTATTTTTTCCTCAGAAGTTGCATATAAGCGGGTGCACTTCGATAAGAGCACTTCCAATTCCCAACCATAGCCAACGTCTTCAATGTTTAGAACTCGATACATACAATGGTTCAAGCTTGTTAGAATCAATACCGAGTACCACCTCCTTGTACTCATTGATAATCTCTAACATCACAAACATGACCGCCTTACCCGAATTGCCACCTCTTCCTCGGCTACaatctttgtatataaaaaACTGTCAGGATCTAGTGAATTTGCCCCACAGAGATGGTTCCCTGGAAGCTCTCACCTCGCTGAAACTTCTGTCTATTTCAGGTTGTCCAAAGCTGGTAGAATTTCCAGAAGAAGGGCTTCCCACATCACTTGAATGCTTGATCATCGATAATTGTTCCAATCTGAAATCTTTTCCTACAAGAAACTATCTAGCAAGGCTCATCTCCCTTAAGGATTTGTATCTGAAGGACTGCCCCAAAATTAACTTATTGCCAGAACATGGACTTCCCACCTCCCTCCGGCATTTATGCATACGAGGATGCAATCTACTCACTGAAAAATGTGATAAAGACGGAGGAGGCGTGTATTGGCAAATGATCAGTCATGTTCCAGACAAGGAGCTTGATACAGTCGAGACTTCTCACGTAAAATCATCTCCTGGACCTAGAAAAACATATCTTGCTTGCTTTACAGGAAATTAG
- the LOC130820235 gene encoding protein PHLOEM PROTEIN 2-LIKE A1-like encodes MMGKKVLKSEEVFLEHKRKKKWVECKDGSCSFMIYARSLFVTWGHREYWSWTSFKDTDDENIEVAKLLSLCWLDVRGKFAMSELSAGITYEVVYVVKLTKSASGWELPVMLKLSAPGEETKIRQVSLLMKPKGEWFELNLGSFQAKDGENGEVCFDMYEHGGHWKTGLVVKAAIIRPKH; translated from the exons ATGATGGGGAAGAAGGTGTTAAAATCAGAAGAAGTGTTCCTTGAGCACAAGAGAAAG AAAAAATGGGTTGAATGTAAGGATGGAAGTTGCAGCTTCATGATATATGCTCGATCTCTTTTTGTGACATGGGGTCATCGAGAATATTGGTCTTGGACCAGTTTTAAAGATACTGA TGATGAAAATATTGAAGTAGCAAAACTATTGAGTCTGTGCTGGCTTGACGTAAGAGGAAAATTCGCAATGTCAGAACTCTCGGCAGGTATAACATATGAGGTTGTATACGTAGTTAAGTTGACAAAATCCGCATCCGGATGGGAGCTTCCTGTTATGCTAAAATTAAGCGCGCCAGGTGAAGAAACTAAGATTAGGCAAGTCAGCCTGTTGATGAAACCAAAAGGGGAATGGTTTGAGCTTAATTTGGGTAGTTTTCAAGCAAAAGATGGTGAAAACGGAGAGGTGTGTTTCGATATGTATGAACATGGTGGTCATTGGAAGACTGGGCTTGTTGTCAAAGCTGCCATTATTAGGCCTAAACATTAG